ACCGTCAAACACCACGACGGATTCTGTCTGTGGCCGTCGCGCTACACCGAACAGTCCGTCAAAAACAGCCCCTGGAAAGACGGCAAGGGTGATGTGGTCCGGGAATTTGTCGATGCCGTTCGGGCCGAAGGTCTGGAAGTGGGCCTCTATCTGTCGCCGGCGGATTTATTCCAGCTGGAACATCCGAACGGTTATTACGGAAACGGAAGCCCCGCCGTCGATTCGGTCATTCCCACTGACCCCGCTTCGTTCCAAAGCAATCCGCTGAACCCCCGCCCGGCTCCCCGTGAAGGATTCGGGGCCGGCGCAACCTACCGGTGCAAAGTGGATGACTACAACCGCTATTTTCTCAACCAGCTGTATGAACTCCTGACGGAATACGGTCCCGCAGCGGAAGTCTGGTTTGACGGGGCCGTCCCCAAAACCAAAGGCGGACAAAAATGGGCCCTCCGGGAATGGACCGAACTGATACGCCTGCTTCAGCCGCAGGCCGTCATCTTTAACCGCGGGCCGGATATCCGATGGGCCGGAAATGAAAGCGGCACAGCCCGGGAAATCGAATGGAGCGTGATTGGTCTGGACAAGCCGCTGGAGGAATTCGACTGGCCCGATATGACCGACCCCGTTCTGGGGGATCGCGACAGACTGGCCAAAGCCGCAGCTCTGCACTGGTATCCGGCGGAAGCCAACACATCGATTCTGCCGGGCTGGTTCTATCACGACGACAACCATATGAAAACCCCGGAAGAACTGATGGACCTTTATGAACGCAGCGTCGGTCGCAATGCAAGCTTGATTCTGAATATTCCCCCGGATAAGCGGGGGCTGTTTACGGAGCCGGCGGTGGCGACCCTGAAGGCCTTCGGCGAACTGCGTCAGACTCGCTACGGACAAAACCTGGCGGTCGGCGCGACCGCCTCCTCCGCCAGCTTCCTGCCGGACCGTCTCCCTTCCGCCGCGGTTGACGGTGATTACGAAACCTGGTGGGAGGCCGCCACAGCCAGCAGCGCCGACGGGCCTGTGATGCTCCACATTACTCTTCCGCGTCAGGTGACCTTCCGGCGGATTGTGCTTCAGGAACAAATCCGACGCAGCCAGCGGGTCGAGGCCTTTTTCGTCGAAGCCAAAGGCCCGGACGGCCGGTGGACCAAACTGGCCGAAGCCGCCGCCATCGGCTATAAGCGCATCCTCGCCGTGCCGGAAACCAGCACCACCGAACTGCGGATTCATTTTGTCAGGTACAGGGTGGCCCCGACTGTCGCCTCCATCGAATTATATTATTAAAACAGTTGCATCCCAGGTACCCAAGCGGGTAAGATGGCGTCCATCCAGGTGAAATCAGGGAAGGGATAAACCATGGAAACCTGCAGGTACCTTCAGGGCTGCGCCTTCTTCAACGACCCCTCCGTGCAGCGGTTTCAGACGCTCTTTGACCAGCTGAAGGCCGACTACTGCCACGGGCACTTTGGCGACTGTGCCCGCTATCAGGTGGCCAGCCGCATCGGGCGGGAACATGTGCCGACGTCGATGCTGCCGACCCAGCTGCAGTGGGCGGAGATGATTCTGCGGCGGCACTCGGAGGAATCCGGCTGTTCGGGGGCGTAAATCCGCTGAGGGCTACAATTTGGCCGCTTCGACGGCAATCAAGGCCGCAAGATATACCTGACTCTTTAAATCAATCAAAGTGCCGAAACAAAATTCCTCCTGCCCATTCCGAATGCAGATGCCCTGAATCGGAACGTCGTCTCGACGGAAATTCGAATCTTTCAGCGTAATGAACGAGTCCCGGCTGTACGAAAAAGTCCGCGTGCGTCCCAGCGGCCCGACGCCGACAAAAACCGTTCCCTGCCCGTTTTCCAATGTGATGACCACTTTGCCGAATAAGCCGAACAGAATCATCGCAATCAGCATAATCGTGCCCAGCAGAAACGGAATTCCAAAGAGCATCCGCTTCCAATCCACCGGTGTCTGCCGCAGGGGATCGATATAGAGACCCCACATCGACATCCCTGACCAGAAAACCGTAAAAGGAATCAGAACCCAGACAACCGGCCAGATGCGTCGATAAACAATTACCTTTTGGCCAAAATCCTCTTCGATGCGGATATGCCGGGGACATTCCATTTCCGAAAAATCCGACACCGGACGAGTGCGTTCAAGAAGCGAAAAAGAAAACGAAGAGCCGCACGATCTGCACAGAGCAATGTCCTTCGAGACATTGATATCCTCTGTCGCAATGCGGGAGCGGCAATTCGGGCAGATTCGTTCCATCGGATTTCCCTTCTGATTATTGCCTTCCATGATAACGGCCTTCCAATTCCCCTGCAAGAAAAGAACCGGCCTAGGGCCTTACCTTGTCAGCGGAACCTCCGGATGAAACCAGACAAAATAGGCCGGGCGGGCATTCAGACGCGACAGAACAAACCGGATGCGTGCAAGGCCCTCCGGCATCTGCCTGCGCCGGCCGTACGGGCCGAGAAACCGTTCCACTGCTTTCGCCAGCGGCTCTTTTTTCGAAGAAGGCAGGGCGCGGATTCGCGCATCCACTTCAGCGGCATCCGTCCAGAGGTCCTCCGAAATGCCCGCCTGAACCAGCTGTTCGGCCAGAAGCCGGGCCTGGGGACGCGGCGGGATGTCTATCTTTCGCATTCCCGCCCGTTCAAAAAAGCAGGCCATCGAGCCCATTACGGAAACGGCCTCTATCATCGGCACATTCAGAAGAGGCATCGTTTCCCGCACCAGACGAGCGGCCAGCCCCAACCCGCGAAAACGCGGGTCAATAATGACTCGGCTGATTCGCCGCACATACTGATTCAGACGTTTTAAACGCAGCCGCTTATCCGGAATCGAGAAAAGGTCCCCCGCCGCCTGCCCACGAGCCGCACAGTTCAGCAGCGGCATCGCATAGGTAATAGTCCCTATGGGATATGCGCAGAAGGAGGGCCCCATTAGGGTTTCATGACATAGTTTCCACGCCGAAACATAGGGCCGACAGCTCGACGACCGATAATGCAGAGAAGACATCTTACGTACATCATCAGGGGATGCAGCCGTAATCGAAAAATCATCCAAACTTTGGTTTTTTTTAAAATAATCCATCTTTTATGGCCCTCTAAAAATATTTGCTGGAATTTTCAAAAAAAATAATCTCCTAATTTCAATCGGACGATAAGAAAATATACTGATGAAAAAATAGGTGAATTTACCTATGATAAAACAGAATAATTCGGAGAGTAATCGCTCTGATGACTCCTTGACATCCGAAAAAGAACGGATGGAGACATCGGGAAAAAAAGAAGGAAGCGGCTCATATGCAAAAAACCTGCCCACTGATTGAACAGTGCCAGTTTTTGATTCAGAACGAAGAAAATATGCCCAAACTGAGAAACCTGTTCCGGGAACGTTATTGTTTAGGGTCATTTGATCAATGTGCCCGCTATCAAGTTGGCATGGCCCTGAGCATCCAGACCGTACCAGAATATATGCTGCCGACTCAAAATGAGTGGGCCTGCCAAATCATTCAGGAACTAAAATCTGAAAAAGAAGCCCCGATAAACCAAACCTCCTGATTTTGTTTTCCACTCAAGATTTCAGCCCTCGCCTGCGTATCGCCGCCTGACTGACCTTCAGGTCATCAGGCGGCATACCTTTTTCAAAAAGGTTCTTTTTCGAACGGAAATAGAGCACTTCCACGTGAGCAGCCGCATCCAGTCGGAGCCAGATATCGGGTGCAAAGTAAGGGGCCAATTCATCCCGTGCGGATGCAGCGAACAGCGTTTGTCGGCGCTGCCGAATGAGATGTGCCGTCTGAAGAGCCAGCATTGCAGCACCGGGAAGGTCCAGGGCGGACCCGAATTCATCGGCGAACAGCCACGGCCGTCCGGCTAAAACAGCGCGAAGAAGACGATACCGAAACTGCTGGCCGCTGCTCAGATGCGCCGGAGACCGCAGAAGTGCAAAGACATCTCCTAACCCCACATGAGACAGAAGCCGAACCGCCTCTTCCAGCGGTCCCCCCACACAATCAATCACACTGCGGTCGGATTCGAGGACGATATCCTCCAGCCAAAGGCGTGACTCAGCAGCCGTCTGCTGAAAGAATTGGCGTAAAAGAAGGGTTTTGCCGGTTCCGGACGGACCCGTGAGAAGACAAATCTGCCCCGCCGCCGCCTCCATGACAATCTGGACCGATTGGGACTGCTCCTTCAAATCCAGGTGGTCCAACCCAAAGGACCGCATCAGCTCCTCGGCCCGGGGGCTCCGGAGAACAAAGTGCGGAGATTTCGTTGTCCCCGTCAGCCGCATCATCGCTGCCCTTCTGCTGCAGCAGTCCAGCCGAAATCGCTGAAGATCTTTTGCCGCTCAATGAAAACAATGATTGTCTCCAGATGGCGGTTCAGGGCATAAAGAGAAATGCGGTGGAAGCGGGCCAGCCAACGGCGGCTTTTTTTCCGGACAAAATAGTGACGGGCGATGCTCATCTGCAGCGGGGTTAGCCGGCTTCGGCCTCGCAGACAAATCTGATACTCCGGAGAAAAAAGCCCCTCAACAAGCGTATGAATCCGCCTGGCTACTGTCGAAGGATGTTGTCCGAGGACGGCGGAAATTTTACGGACGGACATTCCCTGCTCATAGACCATTTCAAGCAGAAGCCGTTCGGGCTTGTCAAGCCAATCGAGGCGTCGGCAGATTTGTTCGGCCGCCGCCCGAATCCTATCCCTGTTTTCCCGAAAACCAGTGGGCAAATCGGGCCAATTCCGCAAAGCTCCCGCTCGTAAGCAGCCCATTTGTTCTCCTTTCTGCCGCCTCAAATCCTCAACTTTTTACACGTCGGATATTGTATTCTATTTATCAAATCTGTCAAGAAAATTGTTTGATATCTATCTAACTTTTTTTCCAAAATACAAATGACCGGACCTTCGCCTATTCAAAAAAGCTGATTAATCGACCTTCAAAACCGAATTCAGCGTTCCGTAGGGATTGAAGGTATAAGCCCCGTTGTCTTTGTCTTCCATCCAGTTGCCGTCCACAAGGAACTTATACTCATAATACCCGGCTGCCAGGGGGATTGTCAGGGTGTATTCGCCGTTTTTCTGTTTGGTCATCGTTTGCGGTTTCCACTGATTGAATGAGCCGGCCAACGCCACCTTCTGCACCTTGCCGGACGGTTTGTAAACGAAACAAAACTCGCCTTTTTTCTTTCCTGATTTAACCATATCAGACACTCCCTTCATCTGTTGACTGGTTTTCGCTCCCTGCTTGGCGGTGTTTGAAAAAAAAACAAACCCGCCTTTTTCATCATAGTTTCCGCAGATACAAAGGCAAGGAGAAATTCCCTTTTCGTTTTTCTTCGCTTTCTACTTCAGAACAGTCCCAAATGTTCACCGTTTTTGTCCAAAACCCCCCTTTTGTTCTATAAAGCTGCATTTTTTGCTAAAAATTTAACAGGAAACCCGTGAGAAATCCCTGTTAGAAACCAAAGAACCTCCACAGAATCCGAAACCGGAAATTCCTTTTTTCTCCAAACGCACCCGGAAGCCAGATTTATGTAAGTTCCTTCTAATACAAGAGATATAAATCTATCGAACTGTAAAACGGTTTTTATCTGACTCCAGAACACAAAAAAGACGCAGAAAAAAAGAAAAAACAAAAAAAAAGAAGAAACAAAAAAGACGATTATTTATCAATATTTAATAGAGAATTCATCACCCTCCTCCGAAGCCAGATTTCGCTTTTGAGCGGATCTGGCTTTTTTGTCGGCTCATTTCCTGAAAAAGCACTGGAAACCTCTTGACAAAGAACTCACCAAACAAGTAAGGTAGAAAGATTATGACACAGTAACGGTGGAGGGTGCGGCCCATAGCGCCAGGAGTGAGGAGCTATGGGCCGACCATTTGCGCCAATTTCCTCTCTTCTCTCCGGGCGGTTCAAAATCTTTGAAGATGGATAAGTTGGTTCTTGCAGTTTCTCCCAAAAACAGATATAAAAAATAAGAGAAATTCCCGGAGTTTGCTGATGACAGAATCGGAAGAACCCGAAATCATCCGAAAAGCGTCCTTCCAATCTCTCTTGAACGGCTGTCCCGCTTCTGCCGCTTCGTCCGGGTGTTCGGTTCAAAAAATCCTGGAAGAGCTGGCCAGTGCCCGTCTTCAGGCGGAAGAGAACGAGCAGAAATTTCGGGCTCTTTTTGAAAACGCTTTGGACGGAATTATGCTGCTGGACTGCCGGACCCGCCGATTCCTGATGCCCAATCAGCAGATGTGCCGGATGCTCGGCTATACCGCCGAAGAAATTGAACAACTGACTCTTCTGGATATTCTTCCGCCGAATGTTCACGAATCGGCTCTTGGACACTTCGAACAGCTGGCCGCAGGACATCCCCAGCAGGTTTCCGCCCAATCCATTCGACGCAAGGACGGACAGATTTTTTATGCGGATATTTCCGCCGCTCTTTTTTGGCTGAACGGCGCCCCCTACGCCGTCGGGATTTTTCGTGACGTAACAGAAAAAAAGCGGCACCAGGAAGAACAGACCCGACGCCAGCAGGAGCTGGATGCAGTTTTGCAGGCGGTCCCGGTGGGCATCAGCCATGTGAAAAACCGCATCTTCCTCCGTGTCAATCAAATCTTCTGCAGCCTCATAGGATATTCGGCGGAAGAATTAATCGGACGAGATACTTCCTGCCTGTACCGTTCGAAAGAAGAATTTGACCTATGGGGGCACTCGCTGTATGCGCGTCTTCAGGCCGCTGGAGAAGTAATGGACGAATTGACCTTCCGACACAAAGACGGTCATTTGCTTTCCGTGCTGCTGCGAGGGGTTTATCTGGACCCTCAGGATCGCTCCAAAGGAGAGCTCTTCGCCCTGACGGATATCACGGACCGCAAACAAGCCGAGCGGGCCCTGCAGTTTACGCAGTTCGCTGTGGACCATTTGACCACGCCGATGTATTGGCTGGACTCCAATCTTCGTCTGATTCAGGTCAACCAGGCCGCCTGCCGCACCCTCGGGTATACGGAGGAAGAACTGCTGCAGATGTCCATTCTGGACATTGACCCGATTTACTCGAAAGACAAAGCGGCCCAGATCTGGACCACAATGAAGCAAACAGGTTCCCTGCGTCTGGAAAGCATGCACAAAACCAAAGACGGACGGGTCTTTCCGGTCGAAATCGTCAGCAGTTATCTGAATTATGAAGGGCAGGAATACCACTGTGCCTTTGCGCAGGATATTTCCGAACGAAAGGCCGCAGAAAACGCCCGGGAAAAACTGCTGCGGGAACTTCGAACCAAGAACGAAGAACTGGAAAGTGTTGTTTTCGTGGCTTCTCATGATTTGCGCGGGCCGCTGGTGAACATTGAAGGCTTTGCCGGTGAGATTCGGCGGGCACTGGAAGAAATGAAAACCCTTTTGGAAAAGGCGGAGCTGCCGCCGGAAACAAACAAACGGCTCCAGGAGCTTCTCCAGAAAGATATCGGCGAATCCCTTCACTTTATCTCGGCCGGCACGGCCAAAATGGATTCCCTGCTGAGCGGTCTGCTTCGGCTTTCCCGGGTCGGGACCGCCACGATTCGGATTGAACGGATTCGGATGAACTCCCTTCTTCAGTTGGTATTGGGGGCTATGCGGTATGAGATTCGCCGGCTGGGGGCACAGATTCATCTGGACACGCTTCCGGATTGTCTGGGGGATGCTGTTCAAGTCAACCAAGTCTTCAGTAATCTGATAGACAATGCCCTGAAATACCGCCGTCCGGAAGAACCTGTCCGGATTTGGATTACCGGACAGACTCGCGGGGATGAAGTTATTTATACAATCAAGGATAATGGAATAGGCATCGCCAAAGAACACCACGAGAAGATTTTTGAAATCTTTCATCGCCTCAATCCGGACGGCCCGCAAAAAGGCGAAGGGCTCGGATTGACAATTGTGCGTCGGATTCTGGACCGGCTGGATGGGCGAATCTGGGTGGAATCTGAACTGGGGGCGGGGGCTTCTTTTTTTGTTTCTCTTCCTGCGGTCCGATAATCTCCCTCGTTGGGGAAAGTTGGCTGTTTTCAATATTAAAAAAGGCAAAATCAGCAAAAAAACGACGATTTCTCTTATGTTTTCAGGCCTGACAGCCGACATAAGGAAAAGCGGAGAATATGCGCAAATAAGGCAATTTTTTTTTCAAAAAACGCCGCGGGCTTCCAACATTTTGTATAGTTTGTTTGAGAAGTCTTCGGTAAAATGGCAAGGTAAACAATCTGCGCCCAGCCGAAGCAGTAACGGGGAGAAGAATTATGAAACCTATCCCATTTTTGATTTTGGCTGTCGCAGGGATCGCACTGATAGGCAGCGGATGCGGAACGTCGGATTTCCGCGCCCAATGGGCTCAAGACCGCTGCGAGCGGGTCCTGGCTCAGGCGCGTCTGGAGGCCGTACAGGAACTGATGGCCGCCGGACAAACCGAACAGGCCCAGCAAGTCCTCTCACGCTATCTTCCGGAAGCGGCCCTTCCCATCAGCAGTACACCTCTGATGGCCGCAGAGGATGACGGGAAAGAGGAGGTTCCCTCCCAATACGCCCGTCTGAACCTCGAAAGCGAACTGGAAGCGCAAAATCAGACCTGGTAATGGTCTGATGGAGCGGGCGACCCTTACGGCACACAAAACGGTTTAAGCAAACCGGTGCAGGATTTCCCGGCAGAAGGGGAATCCTTATTTTTTTGCGCTCCATCGAAATCCCTGCCGAAATCGGAAATCCCCTTTTCAAACGAGCGGTCTTATGGTTCATTATCTGAATGAAGGAAAAACTTCGGATGATGGAAAGGAACGGGAATGAGCGGGAGCAAATTCTTTTTTGGAGTATTTGGAGTATTGAGCACGCTTTTGCTGGCCGCAGGCTGCGAAATGGTCGGGCAGCCCAAGAAACTGACCGCCGGTCCGCAGGTAGCTCACTGTGTCTTTTTTACGCTGCACAATAACTCCATTTATGCCAAACAGCAGCTGGTCCGGGATGCCTATGCCTGGCTGCGCAGCCACGAGGGGGTGGTGTATTTTGCGGCGGGCGAGCGGGCGGTCCAGATGCAGCGTCCGGTGAATGATACGACCTTTGATGTGAGCGTGCTGATTGTCTTTGACAGCGTCGCCGCATACGACGCCTACCAAACCTCCAAAAAGCACCTCGAATTCATCCAGCGGAACGAGGCCAACTGGAAACAGGTCCGAGTGTTCGATTCCCTGATTCAGTAAGCAGCTTCCTCCGGAAGCGGAAGGACTTGCTTTTGTGGGCGATGAATGCTATGCTGAATACAGTTTTTTCGAGGAGGACAGGAGATGAAAAGTCGATATTTTGGGGCGGGTTTTTTCTTATTGGTGTTGTCTGCACTCGTTTCTGCAACGGCCCTGGATGATTATGTAGCGATGCCGGATGCGGCATATTCCTGGACTCAGGTCGGCAGCGGGTCCTATGATTCCGCCACCTTCACAACCGCTTTTACTCTTCGCCTGAATTCTCAGCAGTGGCGCAGCAGCACCGAAGTCGAACCCAGCCAGGTTCTCTGGAAACACTGGGTTACGGTGATTATTCCTTCTTCAGCTCTGGGGCCTACCCGTTCGACCGCCCTGCTTTTGATTAACGGCGGCAGCACGAATGACCCCGCCCCGGCCGCGGACAGCCAGATGCGGCTGCTCTCGGCGGCCACCCGTTCCCTGATTGTAACCCTCACGGCTGTGCCCAATCAGCCCATCCGGTTCCTGGATGAGTCCTTCTCCCGCAGCGAGGATGAGATTATCGCCTATACGTGGGATAAGTTCCTTAACGGCGGCGATGCGTTCTGGCCCGCCCAGCTGCCGATGGTCAAATCGGTCAAGGCCTGTATGGATGCCGTGCAGGCCTTCGCGGCCTCGCAGGCCAAAACCGTCAACTCGTTCGTGCTCACAGGCGGGTCCAAACGCGGCTGGACGGCCTGGCTGACGGCGGCCGTGGACAGCCGTGTCATCGCCGCTGCTCCGATTGTCATCGACCTGCTGAATATGGAGCGCTCCTTTGCTCATCACTGGGCCTGCTATGGGTTTTGGGCCCCCTCGCTGGCTCCCTACCAGCAAAAAACGATTTTTGACCGGTTTGACTTGCCCCGAACGGCCGAACTGCTGGAGATTGTGGACCCCTACCGGTACCGCAGCCGCCTGACCCTGCCCAAATACATTATCACCGCCTCCGGCGACGACTTTTTCGTGAGCGACTCGGCCCAGTTTTACATCCGCCAGCTGTCCGGAGAAACCCTCCTGCGAACCGTGCCGAATACCAATCATTATCTGGACGGCGCCTACAGCAGCGTTTTTGCCGGGCTGGTCCCCTTCTATGACGCAGTGCTGAACGGGGCCGCCCGCCCGAGCTTCAGCTGGACCGTCCAGCCGGACGGAACGACAATTGTCCAGACTTCGACGACGCCTTCAGCGGTCAAACTCTGGCAGATTACCAACCCGACGGCGCGGGATTTTCGGCGGCTGACGACCGGCCCTAACTGGACGTCCACCGCCCTAACGGACCAGGGCGGCGGAGTGTATATCGGGCAGGTGCCTGTTCCGCCGCAGGGCTGGACGGCCTACTTTGTCGAACTGACCTTCCCCGGCAGGACCGTCGGCGGCATTTCCTATCCGTATCTGTTCACCACCGAAATGGTCGTGGTCCCGGAAATCCGACCGTTTGAGACTGACTTCAGCCGAGACCGAAGCACGAACCTTTCGGATTTGGTCATCTTCAGCGAACACTGGCTGACGGGCAATCCGTACCGGGATCTCTTCCCGCGGCGCGGCGGCGACGGAGTGGTGAATCTGAATGACCTGGCTCTGTTCGGAAGCCACTGGCTTGAGACCTTCTGACCGGCCATTCGGCAGAATGCCGCGTAAAATAGTTGCACAAACGTTTCGTCCGGGGTATTTTTGCTTTTTTCAAAAGACAAGGACTCGTCGATGGCGAAAAAAACCCGCAGACGTTCGGAAAAAGCCGGCCTGCCGCCGGGGACGCTCATGCATACCGGAGAGCGGCCGCCGGAAGCAACCGTTATCACAGTCTTTGAATACGGGCCGGATTTCTATGAGGAGCGAAAGCCGGTTCGCCTGGAGGAGTGCTTTAAGCCCCAGCCCCTGCAAACCGTCCGCTGGATAAACATTGACGGGCTGGCGGATATCAGCGTCATTGAAGGCATCGGGCGTCAGTTCGGGGTTTATCCGCTGATTCTGGAGGATATTTTAAGCACCGGCCAACGTCCCAAATGCGATGACAGCACGTCCCATCTGTTCGTCGTGTTTCGGATGCTGCAATATATGGATGCCACCGAGACGATTCAGTCGGAACAGGTGAGCATCCTGCTGGGGCCCGGTTATGTCGTCTCTTTTCAGGAAAGCGTGGGGGATGTTTTTGACCCCATTCGGGAGCAAATTCGTACCGGACGGGGACGCGTGCGGAACACCAAGGCGGATTATCTGGTCTATCGGCTGATGGACGCCGTCGTGGACGGGTATTTTCTGATTCTGGAAAAACTGGGCGAGCGGGTCGAGGCCCTCGAGCAGGAAGTGATAAAAGAACCGTCGGAGGAAACGCTCAACCGGATTTATGCCCTGAAACGGGAACTGATTTATCTGCGCAAATCGGTCTGGCCGCTTCGGGAGGTCATCAGCCAGATCGAAAAAACCGCCAGCCCGCTGATTACGGATACGACGGAACCGTATTTTCGCGACGTCTATGACCATACGATTCAGGTAATGGATTCGGTGGATACCTTCCGCGATACGGTG
The Anaerohalosphaeraceae bacterium genome window above contains:
- a CDS encoding alpha-L-fucosidase — encoded protein: MMRILLVSSVVFSIAAAGMAAERSLQETAALEQKLVSVVPSERQYAWQRKHDVYAFIHFGPNTFTGREWGTGTESPSVFHPTALDARQWARALKSAGMTMAVLTVKHHDGFCLWPSRYTEQSVKNSPWKDGKGDVVREFVDAVRAEGLEVGLYLSPADLFQLEHPNGYYGNGSPAVDSVIPTDPASFQSNPLNPRPAPREGFGAGATYRCKVDDYNRYFLNQLYELLTEYGPAAEVWFDGAVPKTKGGQKWALREWTELIRLLQPQAVIFNRGPDIRWAGNESGTAREIEWSVIGLDKPLEEFDWPDMTDPVLGDRDRLAKAAALHWYPAEANTSILPGWFYHDDNHMKTPEELMDLYERSVGRNASLILNIPPDKRGLFTEPAVATLKAFGELRQTRYGQNLAVGATASSASFLPDRLPSAAVDGDYETWWEAATASSADGPVMLHITLPRQVTFRRIVLQEQIRRSQRVEAFFVEAKGPDGRWTKLAEAAAIGYKRILAVPETSTTELRIHFVRYRVAPTVASIELYY
- a CDS encoding helix-turn-helix domain-containing protein, producing MGCLRAGALRNWPDLPTGFRENRDRIRAAAEQICRRLDWLDKPERLLLEMVYEQGMSVRKISAVLGQHPSTVARRIHTLVEGLFSPEYQICLRGRSRLTPLQMSIARHYFVRKKSRRWLARFHRISLYALNRHLETIIVFIERQKIFSDFGWTAAAEGQR
- a CDS encoding glycogen-binding domain-containing protein — translated: MVKSGKKKGEFCFVYKPSGKVQKVALAGSFNQWKPQTMTKQKNGEYTLTIPLAAGYYEYKFLVDGNWMEDKDNGAYTFNPYGTLNSVLKVD
- a CDS encoding PAS domain S-box protein, with the protein product MTESEEPEIIRKASFQSLLNGCPASAASSGCSVQKILEELASARLQAEENEQKFRALFENALDGIMLLDCRTRRFLMPNQQMCRMLGYTAEEIEQLTLLDILPPNVHESALGHFEQLAAGHPQQVSAQSIRRKDGQIFYADISAALFWLNGAPYAVGIFRDVTEKKRHQEEQTRRQQELDAVLQAVPVGISHVKNRIFLRVNQIFCSLIGYSAEELIGRDTSCLYRSKEEFDLWGHSLYARLQAAGEVMDELTFRHKDGHLLSVLLRGVYLDPQDRSKGELFALTDITDRKQAERALQFTQFAVDHLTTPMYWLDSNLRLIQVNQAACRTLGYTEEELLQMSILDIDPIYSKDKAAQIWTTMKQTGSLRLESMHKTKDGRVFPVEIVSSYLNYEGQEYHCAFAQDISERKAAENAREKLLRELRTKNEELESVVFVASHDLRGPLVNIEGFAGEIRRALEEMKTLLEKAELPPETNKRLQELLQKDIGESLHFISAGTAKMDSLLSGLLRLSRVGTATIRIERIRMNSLLQLVLGAMRYEIRRLGAQIHLDTLPDCLGDAVQVNQVFSNLIDNALKYRRPEEPVRIWITGQTRGDEVIYTIKDNGIGIAKEHHEKIFEIFHRLNPDGPQKGEGLGLTIVRRILDRLDGRIWVESELGAGASFFVSLPAVR
- a CDS encoding Dabb family protein; protein product: MSGSKFFFGVFGVLSTLLLAAGCEMVGQPKKLTAGPQVAHCVFFTLHNNSIYAKQQLVRDAYAWLRSHEGVVYFAAGERAVQMQRPVNDTTFDVSVLIVFDSVAAYDAYQTSKKHLEFIQRNEANWKQVRVFDSLIQ
- a CDS encoding PhoPQ-activated protein PqaA family protein, producing the protein MKSRYFGAGFFLLVLSALVSATALDDYVAMPDAAYSWTQVGSGSYDSATFTTAFTLRLNSQQWRSSTEVEPSQVLWKHWVTVIIPSSALGPTRSTALLLINGGSTNDPAPAADSQMRLLSAATRSLIVTLTAVPNQPIRFLDESFSRSEDEIIAYTWDKFLNGGDAFWPAQLPMVKSVKACMDAVQAFAASQAKTVNSFVLTGGSKRGWTAWLTAAVDSRVIAAAPIVIDLLNMERSFAHHWACYGFWAPSLAPYQQKTIFDRFDLPRTAELLEIVDPYRYRSRLTLPKYIITASGDDFFVSDSAQFYIRQLSGETLLRTVPNTNHYLDGAYSSVFAGLVPFYDAVLNGAARPSFSWTVQPDGTTIVQTSTTPSAVKLWQITNPTARDFRRLTTGPNWTSTALTDQGGGVYIGQVPVPPQGWTAYFVELTFPGRTVGGISYPYLFTTEMVVVPEIRPFETDFSRDRSTNLSDLVIFSEHWLTGNPYRDLFPRRGGDGVVNLNDLALFGSHWLETF
- the corA gene encoding magnesium/cobalt transporter CorA translates to MAKKTRRRSEKAGLPPGTLMHTGERPPEATVITVFEYGPDFYEERKPVRLEECFKPQPLQTVRWINIDGLADISVIEGIGRQFGVYPLILEDILSTGQRPKCDDSTSHLFVVFRMLQYMDATETIQSEQVSILLGPGYVVSFQESVGDVFDPIREQIRTGRGRVRNTKADYLVYRLMDAVVDGYFLILEKLGERVEALEQEVIKEPSEETLNRIYALKRELIYLRKSVWPLREVISQIEKTASPLITDTTEPYFRDVYDHTIQVMDSVDTFRDTVSGLLDIYLTSISNRLNAIMKVLTIITTIFIPLSFIASIYGMNFRYMPELEWRWGYPTVLGAMGTIFLGMLYFFKKNKWL